Proteins from one Hemicordylus capensis ecotype Gifberg chromosome 7, rHemCap1.1.pri, whole genome shotgun sequence genomic window:
- the LOC128333170 gene encoding fish-egg lectin-like isoform X1, producing MNLQDNLFPSRLAIAMRRILLLLADLVLLNAQLCTEIPGTLKQIDAGNGFVIGLEPTGDAYMKFGEDWHYLAGEMKHVTAGAGGVWMIDNNAHAYRLVGGKLELVSGSFSQIDAGGDLFVAGVNQLTESWCLSRSGLVTKSPSFPGSWANLEGSLIYYSCGWRGCWGINTVNEIWFRHGISSQDCKGTHWEHVPSTFSMVEVGSDGSVFAVKTNGAVYRRDGITDSRPVGTKWTIMRDINAKIKHLAYDLNILWLITEEDKILRCQM from the exons ATGAACTTGCAAGATAACCTGTTCCCTTCAAGACTGG ccatAGCAATGAGGAGGATCCTGCTCCTCTTGGCTGATTTGGTGTTACTGAATG CCCAGCTCTGTACAGAGATTCCTGGAACCCTGAAACAGATTGATGCGGGGAATGGCTTCGTGATTGGTCTGGAACCAACGGGTGATGCATACATGAAGTTTGGAGAAGATTGGcactatttagcaggggagatgaAGCATGTGACTGCTGGTGCCGGGGGTGTGTGGATGATTGACAACAACGCCCATGCCTATCGTCTGGTAggaggcaaactggaactcgtaTCAG gATCATTTAGTCAGATTGATGCTGGGGGAGACCTTTTTGTAGCGGGTGttaatcagctgactgagtcCTGGTGTCTTTCTAGATCTGGGCTAGTCACAAAGAGTCCCAGCTTCCCTGGATCCTGGGCTAATCTGGAAGGCAGCCTGATATACTACAGCTGTGGCTGGAGAGGCTGCTGGGGTATTAACACTGTCAATGAGATCTGGTTTCGTCATGGCATCTCATCACAGGACTGCAAGGGAACCCACTGGGAGCATGTTCCCAGCACATTCTCCATGGTTGAAGTGGGAAGCGATGGAAGCGTCTTTGCAGTGAAAACAAATGGGGCTGTCTACCGTAG GGATGGGATCACAGACAGCAGACCTGTAGGCACCAAATGGACCATAATGAGAGACATCAATGCCAAGATCAAGCATTTAGCCTATGACCTGAATATTCTATGGCTGATCACTGAGGAGGACAAGATCCTACGTTGCCAAATGTAG
- the LOC128333170 gene encoding fish-egg lectin-like isoform X2, translating into MRRILLLLADLVLLNAQLCTEIPGTLKQIDAGNGFVIGLEPTGDAYMKFGEDWHYLAGEMKHVTAGAGGVWMIDNNAHAYRLVGGKLELVSGSFSQIDAGGDLFVAGVNQLTESWCLSRSGLVTKSPSFPGSWANLEGSLIYYSCGWRGCWGINTVNEIWFRHGISSQDCKGTHWEHVPSTFSMVEVGSDGSVFAVKTNGAVYRRDGITDSRPVGTKWTIMRDINAKIKHLAYDLNILWLITEEDKILRCQM; encoded by the exons ATGAGGAGGATCCTGCTCCTCTTGGCTGATTTGGTGTTACTGAATG CCCAGCTCTGTACAGAGATTCCTGGAACCCTGAAACAGATTGATGCGGGGAATGGCTTCGTGATTGGTCTGGAACCAACGGGTGATGCATACATGAAGTTTGGAGAAGATTGGcactatttagcaggggagatgaAGCATGTGACTGCTGGTGCCGGGGGTGTGTGGATGATTGACAACAACGCCCATGCCTATCGTCTGGTAggaggcaaactggaactcgtaTCAG gATCATTTAGTCAGATTGATGCTGGGGGAGACCTTTTTGTAGCGGGTGttaatcagctgactgagtcCTGGTGTCTTTCTAGATCTGGGCTAGTCACAAAGAGTCCCAGCTTCCCTGGATCCTGGGCTAATCTGGAAGGCAGCCTGATATACTACAGCTGTGGCTGGAGAGGCTGCTGGGGTATTAACACTGTCAATGAGATCTGGTTTCGTCATGGCATCTCATCACAGGACTGCAAGGGAACCCACTGGGAGCATGTTCCCAGCACATTCTCCATGGTTGAAGTGGGAAGCGATGGAAGCGTCTTTGCAGTGAAAACAAATGGGGCTGTCTACCGTAG GGATGGGATCACAGACAGCAGACCTGTAGGCACCAAATGGACCATAATGAGAGACATCAATGCCAAGATCAAGCATTTAGCCTATGACCTGAATATTCTATGGCTGATCACTGAGGAGGACAAGATCCTACGTTGCCAAATGTAG